CACCTTCATCGTGTTCTACATGAAGAAGTCTGATGTGTATACAGATGTGCATGTCTTGTGTTGTGTACTGGAGGAACAAGTAGGTCTTTtctaatgtttattttgttatgtGTTATCTTATGAAGCATGGTTGGTCGCATGTCTTTCCTGCGTTGTTCTAGAGAGCGCCAGTCACAAAGTTAGATTTTGTATCATGTCACCAACACTGGAGGTGTTTCTATTGCTTACAAACTTACATAATTCCACCAGGCATTACAGTTGTTATCTGGTCTTCGACGGTCGTAGGTATACCAATCGTCGAAGGTGTACCAACACGACGGCGGTATCAACATTTGCATTAAAGTGCACTTTTGACAAAATCAATCGCATTTAATTGAATGAAACTTGGacaaaattgtttttgtatcagtcagaataaacaaacaaaggataatgaaaaataattaaatcagTTCTGGTTTTTTAGGGTTAAAACACAGAATTTTGAGAATTTGCGTTAAAGTTCACTTTTGGCAATCAAATTTAATCAGATCCGATATTGAATTGAAACTTAATCAGGTTACCTTTCGCATCAGTCAGAATACATACACGGAAGGTAAAATAATTAAACCATTATGATATTTTGAGGCTAAAATTtagttcattttgaaatttagtttgttcatcAAAAGCCCATGTTATAAAATTCATAAGATTAAAAAGTTGACTTAAATATGTTAATTTCGTAACTAGTCTCTGAATGCACTGAATACTCAACATAATGAGGAATGTATACTTCATTTTGACAATGGTACACAAatgtaacatatcaaagttcACGGGGAAAaatactccaacaatgttagaggtataccacgacgagacacttttgaaacaACACGTTGTAGTCAGCAAAATGACGTCCGATAAATTAAAgaaacggctgaccagtcgactctcatgtaaTGGGAGTAGGGGAAAATCTCTGGAAGTTCAGACAGCGGATACACGTACATTTGTACGCGTGCCGTCTTTAGTTTGACCACATACGTTCTATCCTCTCCTGGCAGGGTTTTTATATTGATCCGGTACCTGAACAGTAAGAGAGTCTCTGTATTCCCTGAGAGCTCTCTGTGTGTCACCGACCATTTCGTAACAGATACCCAACATGTTGTGGACAATCCAGTTTTTGTAGCCTCCGTGATGCTTGCCATACTTCGCTGCACGAAGGTGAACCAGTGCTGCGTCACGTCTCATAGTGTCACCAAGTTCGTGGTAGCACAGAAAACTCCAGATGTAATGGGATGGGAATTATAACGTATGGTAGAGgagatataaaaagaaaatctcCACGTGAAAGTTTTGACAACTCCAGATGTAATTGGGATGGACAGAATTGTGAAGCACTTTTCCCTATTATTATTGGTGCTGCATAAACTTCATGGAATTTGTACAACATGGTATACTCACGACCGCAGTACAAATCTTCATACTTATCCATCGCCTTCATGTAAACCTTCTTTGACGAGAGCATGTATCTACATATTTTCAATGCTTTTGTGAGATTGCCTATCTGGTAATGATATGTTGCTAATAATCCTGGACTACCACACACTTCAGCAAGTGGTAAAAGCTGGTTCCTGCATTTCCttaaagttttgtattttatctttatttcctctaaAGTCTTTATGATCCCCAAATGTTTCCAGTGCAGCATTTGAAAGTCCCTCTGTTGCAGTGGTATAAGCTAAGAACTCATCTATATCCGACTTAGACTCCAATAGGAGCTTCAACATTACCGGGACAGCATCTGGGGGACAATAAATCAACGCCAGTTCATTGAAAACAGTTGCATCAAGTTTACGTTCTAACGATGCTGGCGGAGGTAGTCGAATATCTGGTGATCCCAACGCCCTTATTTCATTAACAACTTGTCCTAATGATGGCTGCATGAATGTTCCAACTGACAAACATCCCCATTTCTTGTTATGGAGGTCAATGAGAAAACGAAGCAGTTGTTGTTGATTTTCACCATGAACTTTGCCAAGAAACATGTTGTTTTCGCTGATGAAGTAATTCGGACAAAATCCAGCTTTAACCCAGGCTATTAGGATACTTAAGCACCACATGAAACAGTAGAAGATATGTTTTTCCTGCCATAATAAATTTGGCGTGCTTTCCACTGCGTAAAATATCACGGTTTTAATAATATAAGATGTCAGAATATCTGTTTGTCCTACCAATTGTTCCATTGTTTCGGATATCTGTTTGAGAACGTACTTTAAAAGTCCATATACTAAGAATTGAATATGattgagagaaaaaataagttttCTTTCCGAAGTAACGAATGAAATTCTCCATTGTAGGAATGTGTCAGCGGACGTTTTATCTCCCATGGGGACAAGCTGACAGCCTTCATGAACTATCTCATTCCTCAATGCTGGATCTGGCCACCCATGGAGGCGGGGTCGACTTATCCATTCATTTGCTTCTTTTGGCCAATCAGGGCTTTTGAAACAGGttacaaaatcaaaatcaacCTTACTGTTTTCATGCAGTATATTTGCAGCTGGTCCATGTGCCTCAACGTTTAACTGATAATCACGTCTGCACCTATCAATATTCAGTGCTTGAAACATTTCACTTGAAATAAAGTAGCGATCTCCAACAGGAACCATGGATCTTATTAGGTTCGGATGATATGCCTGGGAGCGAACATCCAATTCTAAAGTAACATAGCCTGGCCTGCTTTTAGCATCTCTTACCATCAATATGTTTTTGATATCTGGACTAGATGTCATTTCATGATCGGGGCACAAAACGATCACATGTTTGTAGGTAAACATAACGTCGTGGTCTGAACCTTCCATAAGGAATCCCTCACCCATACTTCCCGTGGCAAACGAATTAAGCTGACTTTTTGTCTCCGAGTTTTCAACGAGTTCTCTTACAAGTGTAAGTTTTCTTCGGGCAGCCACTATTTCCTTACTACCTACCCATCTATCCATGATGTGACGAAGAATCCATGATTTCTCATACATCTCCTCCTCTGCAGCCATCTTTGTTCAATAAAAGAGGTCAAAGGTTTACCGTATAAAATATagattgatacatgtatatatactgtaacttGAGCTCGTTCCGGTCTGTCGAAGCAGTAGAATTACAGtggagaatatatatatatatattgcttgAGTTCGTTTTATCGTCAATATACAATGCTTTCTTAGTCTCCATTAACTTCTCTACCGAGTCAATGCTTCCATGGTGTTGCTTTCGATACTTATTGTGGATAAAATTCCcggtctatacatgtatacatgtataaccccATTGACCAGTAAGATTGAATCTTCCATGCTTGAGTGAATGTGATACAGGTTTAGTCGCTTGATCTGACGTATATCTTCTCCACTTCTCTCACTCCTCATGTTAGCTTttaacaaatatcaatattcCCTCTCacaattttatattattctttGTATTGATATCAACAAATGATTATGTTTTACCCTGTTTAATAACGTTTCATCTTCATCGTCTGCTTACTTGGTATACCAACGTGCATTATCGCGCTAATGTGTCTATGTCAGTATTTATTCAGCCTTGACCCTGACCACCAGTAATCCCGTTCACCTGTGTAACATGTATAAGAAACATTCCACTTCAAAATCAGCTATCAACACATTGAGACTTTCGGATTTACCTGTTACCTGTTACCTGTCGTCGAGGTCTAACTTGTAGGCCTGAGGCCTCTCTGACCCACCACTTGGTCTGCCCTTTCCGGTAGTGGCAGCTGAGTTGGGGTGTAGCTAGCAACTTGGGGAGAAATTacctttctttaaaaaattgGTTTAATGTCTCTGATTGGACCACACTTTCAGGTAGCGCGTTCCAGCTGTTGATAACCCGTTGTGAGAAACTGTTTTTCCTTATATTCAGCCTGAATTGTTATTTTGATAGGTTTTTGCTGTGACCTCTTGTGTGTTAATGCTGAATAATTTATCCTTTtcacatttatcaatattagcCAGGATTTTAAACACTTCAATTACGTCCGCCCTCTGTCTTCTGTACTCTAGTGATGGTAAGCCGAGGTTAATCAGTCGTGCTGGATAATTTTTGCTTCTGATGGATTTGATTAACCGGATGAAAAAACAACTCTATGACATAAATAAGAGAACATCTCGTTTCTTGAAATACCTAACATTTTTGGGAAAATAGATAGCAAGTGCTGAAATATTGTGGGGTTGAGTGAAACTTGGCTAAAGGGTATTCATCCATCAGAGAAATCCTTAACAGATGGCTAAACCACATAATTCATCATTACCGAGGTCATACTACAGGAGGTGGTGTGTCCCTTTATATCAGTCAGAGAGGCAAGGCACGGAACagcaaataaaaatatagaatagtatttctcacatagctagccatgtaagatagagttgtcccatgaaagacagctatgtaagataaatctatcttacatagctgtgacgtcacaattgccgaacaatcagatgacgtcatatcagccaaagttgacgtcatttttcttctatttcgattgatttgccggatttatttaccatttcatttgtttaatttgcatttcaaaccgttttacctaagatttcttgtttatatctattaatataaaccaaactttgatgagctctttcgaatggcgttcttattttcaaaatcgatcaattatttaagaagttaagattttgttacaaaatggctgcctcacctttcgtgcaagtaactcgacaagcaatgtgagaaaataactctttcatatgtaaattatgtaggatagaactattccaccctcgggtacagaattttgggtcagaaacctcggcaagcctcggttctgacccaaaattctgtaccctcgggtggaatagttctatcctacatatgtacatatgaaagagtcatataatcTATGCTGCCTGGTCATTTGTATGATGGTGACAGTGCACACATTGCACTAGTGTGTACATTGTCACACATAGATATTCACTGTTTATGTAACAATGtcattagataaaaaaaatcacaatacagttgtttttaatcaacatgttttcttttattcGTCTATTATGAACAACATAAATACTATATAACGATATCTCATAGTATACAATATATCTCCtcttaatataaaatatttataaagaatAGAAGATGATCATAAAAGGTGTCAGCTATCTTACATACTTTAATTGAGTAAATGACAACTTGTCACAGATGGTGATGTTAACTAGTTGTTTATCTCGATGATGATACTTCATATGATCTAAGTGTTATGAATACATTACTTCAATTCAAATATTGAGCGAAATTCTTATTACGTGTTGCAACCCAACCTCACTAGACTCTCATCCCCACCGCCACCCCAACCCCGAACCTACATCTCGACCGGTCAATGGGCTGCATATAATTTTAAATCTTGAAGCTGATACCGgtgttttgtaatatttcatcAAATCCGGAAATGAAATCTTTTTATGGCTGGGTAAAGTTCAAATACTAGCATTTATATGTTAAGCGTCAACCGTTGGCCCCTGATAAAACATGACCTGACGACCTCGTTGACACAGGCAGGGGAACCAGATAACACAGGTAAATCTATACAATTATTAATTTGTGAGCTAAAACCTCTGTGTTATAGTCCTGTTTAtggtttattttaatgttttgcgGCATTATTAGTTATACATAGCAATGCTCCTTAGGTAATGaggtacatgtatagtgtatacatgTGGGTCACAGCACAACTGCAGTTGATTATGTATCATATATACTGTAGTGTGTTAAATTGGAACGTTGTTATGTGGTCAACAAATACGATACATGAACTATCTAACACCATTGTCAATaaacttcaggggttactatcactgtcgttatatccatccctggaatatgacataataaaactgaagagggggggggggggggttaaaaaGACCAATCGCAGGCGTCCAGAGGCTGCCTGTGACGACTAACAGTGAGCGATGCCCAACATCAAAGCCAAatagtgtaccgttattcgatttTTGCATGTATATCAAAGTAACAAACTACCTAGCTCATCTAATATAATGGCCCACACATAACCTTCAGATTTGcttatgacatagtccaggaaTGGATATGGATGTAATAAAGTGATagaaacccctggaatatcaagaACGATCTAATACATAAGTTATATCAGGTCATTGGTGTCACATAAAACCCATCTATAGAAGTTTTCAGACATATCAAATTCATTCACAAACAATGTTTATCGTGAAACttctataatatattttatacattatgaTATTTTTCCTTTAATTAATGCATGCATGTCCATATAGTTGCAAATTAGTTTTATAATTGTCTTAGATTTTAGACGCATGTAGACATACATTTCATTTGAGCTCACCAATTTATCAAAAGATAAAGATTTGAAACAATTTGCATACATTCATCTGTATTTCATAAGACCCTAAAAAAGTAGTTGAGGACTtcgaaattttgataataaagaaAAGCTCGTGAACCTAGGCAGAGGCAACGAGATAAGACGTGTTCCAAGCAACTGCCTCAGCTACATAATGCTCAGGGCCAGGTTGTTCATAAGGTGATTATCTCATGAACAATGGGCAAGTAGTT
The Argopecten irradians isolate NY chromosome 9, Ai_NY, whole genome shotgun sequence DNA segment above includes these coding regions:
- the LOC138330572 gene encoding uncharacterized protein, coding for MAAEEEMYEKSWILRHIMDRWVGSKEIVAARRKLTLVRELVENSETKSQLNSFATGSMGEGFLMEGSDHDVMFTYKHVIVLCPDHEMTSSPDIKNILMVRDAKSRPGYVTLELDVRSQAYHPNLIRSMVPVGDRYFISSEMFQALNIDRCRRDYQLNVEAHGPAANILHENSKVDFDFVTCFKSPDWPKEANEWISRPRLHGWPDPALRNEIVHEGCQLVPMGDKTSADTFLQWRISFVTSERKLIFSLNHIQFLVYGLLKYVLKQISETMEQLVGQTDILTSYIIKTVIFYAVESTPNLLWQEKHIFYCFMWCLSILIAWVKAGFCPNYFISENNMFLGKVHGENQQQLLRFLIDLHNKKWGCLSVGTFMQPSLGQVVNEIRALGSPDIRLPPPASLERKLDATVFNELALIYCPPDAVPVMLKLLLESKSDIDEFLAYTTATEGLSNAALETFGDHKDFRGNKDKIQNFKEMQEPAFTTC